One Bacillus sp. 1780r2a1 DNA segment encodes these proteins:
- a CDS encoding carboxypeptidase M32, whose translation MNENIQLVEQNFHEFMKKIKSYHEAMGVMYWDLRTGAPKKGVEQRSEVIGMLSSEAFKLSVSNEMASFIQQLTADTAQHYISDTTKKAVKECQKEYELNKKIPADEYKEYVVLTSKAESVWEEAKDKADFQMFQPYLEKIVAFNQKFVEYWGYEGNKYNRLLDLFEPGMTVEILNDVFGQLRNRIVPLVQKIADSSNKPETAFLFKSFPKDKQREFSLAILKELGYDFEAGRLDETVHPFATGLNPGDVRITTKYDEKDFRTAIFGTIHECGHALYEQNISEDLVGTVLCEGTSMGIHESQSLFYEKFVGKNFSFWKRNYDVIKKYSSGQFENVSLEDFYRAINQSQPSLIRIEADELTYPLHIMIRYEIEKGLINGDIEVKDLPEIWNDKYEEYLGVRPNHDGEGVLQDVHWAGGSFGYFPSYALGYMYAAQFKNAMLKDLPDYDELLETGDVKAITNWLTYHIHQYGKAKKPLEILHDVTGEGLNVNYLIDYLEKKYTKVYSL comes from the coding sequence ATGAACGAAAATATTCAGCTTGTAGAGCAAAATTTTCATGAATTCATGAAAAAAATTAAAAGTTATCATGAAGCGATGGGTGTGATGTATTGGGATTTACGTACAGGTGCACCGAAAAAAGGAGTGGAGCAGCGTTCTGAAGTAATTGGCATGCTGTCTTCAGAAGCGTTTAAGCTATCTGTTTCTAATGAAATGGCTTCATTCATTCAGCAGTTGACTGCTGATACCGCTCAACATTACATATCTGATACGACAAAGAAAGCGGTAAAAGAGTGTCAAAAAGAATACGAGCTTAATAAAAAAATTCCGGCTGACGAGTATAAAGAATACGTTGTTTTAACTTCTAAAGCTGAATCTGTGTGGGAAGAAGCAAAAGATAAAGCAGATTTTCAAATGTTTCAACCGTATTTAGAGAAAATCGTAGCGTTTAACCAAAAATTTGTAGAATATTGGGGATACGAAGGTAATAAATATAACCGCTTATTGGACCTTTTTGAACCAGGAATGACGGTGGAAATCTTAAATGATGTGTTTGGTCAGCTCCGCAATCGAATTGTTCCACTTGTCCAAAAGATTGCAGATTCATCTAATAAGCCAGAAACAGCCTTTTTATTTAAGTCTTTTCCAAAAGATAAGCAGCGTGAATTCAGCTTAGCGATTTTAAAAGAGCTTGGCTATGATTTTGAAGCTGGTCGTTTAGACGAAACGGTTCATCCATTTGCAACGGGCTTAAATCCAGGAGATGTAAGAATTACAACTAAATATGACGAAAAGGATTTTCGAACAGCAATCTTTGGTACCATTCATGAATGCGGCCATGCTTTATACGAACAAAACATTTCAGAAGATCTAGTTGGCACAGTGCTTTGTGAAGGTACATCAATGGGCATTCATGAGTCCCAATCGCTCTTTTATGAGAAGTTTGTGGGCAAAAACTTTTCATTTTGGAAGCGCAACTACGATGTAATTAAAAAGTATTCAAGCGGTCAGTTTGAGAACGTATCATTAGAGGATTTCTATCGAGCAATTAATCAGTCACAGCCTTCATTGATTCGTATTGAAGCGGACGAATTAACGTACCCACTTCACATTATGATTCGCTATGAAATTGAAAAAGGCTTAATAAACGGTGACATTGAAGTAAAGGACCTTCCTGAGATTTGGAATGATAAATATGAAGAATATTTAGGTGTTCGCCCAAATCACGATGGAGAAGGTGTGCTTCAAGATGTACACTGGGCAGGTGGAAGCTTTGGGTATTTCCCTTCTTATGCGCTTGGTTATATGTATGCTGCTCAGTTTAAAAACGCTATGCTAAAAGACTTACCAGATTATGATGAGCTGTTAGAGACCGGTGATGTTAAAGCAATTACAAACTGGTTAACGTATCACATTCATCAGTATGGAAAAGCGAAAAAGCCGTTAGAAATCTTGCATGATGTAACGGGAGAAGGTTTAAACGTCAATTATTTAATTGATTATTTAGAAAAAAAATACACAAAAGTATACTCTCTTTAA
- a CDS encoding xanthine phosphoribosyltransferase, with the protein MKALQEKILTDGIVLSDTVLKVDTFLNHQMDPILMKEIGEEFGQRFEQEGITKILTIESSGIAPAIMAALKLNVEMVFARKRKSLTLQEGLITSKVYSFTKKEENEISVAEKFILPTDRVLIIDDFLANGQAALGLMDIVKKAGADVGGVGIVIEKAFQDGGRLVRETGVKVESLARIESLKGGQVTFVPTKQGVTS; encoded by the coding sequence ATGAAAGCATTACAAGAAAAGATTTTAACAGACGGTATCGTATTATCAGATACGGTCTTAAAAGTTGATACGTTTTTAAATCACCAGATGGATCCAATTCTTATGAAAGAAATTGGAGAAGAGTTTGGACAGCGATTTGAACAAGAAGGTATTACAAAGATTTTAACCATTGAATCATCTGGTATTGCTCCAGCAATTATGGCAGCACTGAAGCTTAATGTAGAAATGGTATTTGCTCGCAAGCGTAAATCACTAACGCTACAAGAAGGGTTAATTACATCAAAAGTATATTCCTTTACTAAAAAAGAAGAAAACGAAATTTCCGTTGCTGAAAAGTTTATTTTACCAACTGATCGCGTATTAATTATTGACGATTTTTTGGCAAATGGACAGGCTGCACTTGGCTTAATGGATATTGTTAAAAAAGCTGGTGCTGATGTAGGAGGCGTAGGGATCGTTATTGAAAAAGCTTTTCAAGATGGCGGTCGCTTAGTTCGTGAAACAGGTGTGAAGGTTGAATCACTGGCACGCATCGAATCACTAAAAGGCGGACAGGTTACGTTTGTTCCTACGAAGCAAGGAGTGACATCTTAA
- a CDS encoding purine permease, whose translation MKNGKVLSLGLQHVLAMYGGAIVVPLIVGGAIGLTQQQLTYLVAIDLFMCGIATLLQVWKNRFFGIGLPVVLGCTFTAVGPMIQIGSSYGVSSIYGSIIVAGLMVVILSKYLGKLVRFFPPLVTGSVVTIIGITLIPVAMKDLAGGEGSADFGSLSNLTLGFGVLLLIILLYRFTKGFMRSVSVLAGLIAGTIAASFMGKVDFSGVRDEAWVHVPHFFYFGMPTFDVTAILTMFLVLLVGIVESTGVYFAVSDICKEKVTEKDLAGGYRAEGLAITLGGLFNAFPYTAYSQNVGLLQLSGVRTKNVVFAASGILIVLGLIPKIAAITTVIPSPVLGGAMVAMFGMVISSGIKILSEVDLQKQENLLIIACSIGMGLGVTVVPDLFAQLPEGIQILTGNGIVAGSFTAIILNIVFNVLAVSKVRNGEVSVQKEMLTK comes from the coding sequence ATGAAAAATGGAAAAGTTTTGTCATTAGGGTTACAGCATGTTCTAGCGATGTATGGTGGAGCAATTGTCGTGCCTTTAATCGTGGGCGGTGCAATTGGATTAACGCAGCAGCAGCTGACTTATTTGGTCGCAATTGACTTGTTCATGTGTGGAATTGCTACGCTTCTACAGGTTTGGAAAAATCGCTTCTTCGGTATTGGCTTGCCCGTTGTACTGGGATGCACATTTACTGCTGTAGGCCCAATGATTCAAATAGGAAGTTCATATGGTGTTTCGAGTATATATGGTTCAATAATTGTGGCAGGACTTATGGTTGTTATTTTATCAAAATACCTTGGTAAGCTTGTTCGTTTTTTCCCGCCGCTTGTCACTGGTTCTGTTGTTACAATTATTGGAATAACGCTTATTCCTGTAGCAATGAAAGACTTGGCTGGTGGAGAAGGAAGCGCAGATTTCGGAAGCTTAAGTAACTTAACACTTGGGTTTGGGGTACTGTTACTTATTATTTTATTATATCGTTTTACAAAAGGCTTTATGAGATCAGTGTCTGTATTGGCAGGTTTGATTGCTGGAACCATTGCGGCATCGTTTATGGGGAAAGTAGACTTTTCAGGTGTTCGTGATGAAGCATGGGTTCACGTTCCACACTTTTTTTATTTTGGAATGCCTACGTTTGACGTGACGGCTATTTTAACAATGTTTTTAGTGCTATTAGTGGGGATTGTTGAATCGACAGGTGTGTACTTTGCGGTTAGTGATATTTGCAAAGAAAAAGTAACAGAAAAAGATTTAGCTGGCGGATATCGTGCAGAAGGATTAGCTATTACCCTGGGGGGCTTATTTAATGCATTTCCTTATACGGCTTATTCTCAAAATGTAGGGTTACTTCAGCTTTCGGGTGTTCGTACTAAAAACGTAGTGTTTGCAGCGAGCGGTATCCTAATTGTTCTTGGACTTATCCCGAAAATTGCTGCGATTACAACCGTAATACCAAGCCCTGTATTAGGGGGCGCAATGGTGGCGATGTTCGGAATGGTTATCTCATCGGGTATTAAAATTTTAAGCGAAGTGGATTTACAAAAGCAAGAAAATCTGCTGATTATTGCATGTTCTATTGGAATGGGACTTGGTGTAACGGTCGTACCAGACTTATTTGCACAGCTTCCAGAAGGAATTCAAATCTTAACTGGAAATG